The Aquidulcibacter paucihalophilus genome has a window encoding:
- a CDS encoding demethoxyubiquinone hydroxylase family protein, with protein MPEPLATEAPETDTADNRRIPLPRPGRGASQRRRAEILRVDHAGEYAAVHIYRAQRAVFEGRAGHEAVASDMGEMQAQEAVHLARFDALLNAERVRPTVMTPVWRLAALALGTGTALMGEKAAHACTEAVESVIEEHYADQIAELKDRDPALAAELSAFRDEELAHHDHAVAHGSREAPGYDLLSAVIKAGCRAAIRISERV; from the coding sequence ATGCCAGAGCCCCTCGCAACTGAGGCCCCGGAAACGGACACGGCGGACAACCGCCGTATTCCGCTGCCCCGGCCCGGCCGCGGCGCCAGCCAGCGCCGCAGGGCGGAAATCCTGCGCGTCGATCACGCCGGTGAGTACGCCGCGGTCCACATCTACCGCGCCCAGCGCGCCGTCTTCGAGGGTCGCGCCGGCCACGAGGCCGTCGCCTCTGACATGGGCGAGATGCAGGCCCAGGAGGCCGTCCACCTCGCCCGCTTCGACGCCCTGCTGAACGCCGAGCGGGTGCGTCCCACGGTGATGACCCCGGTCTGGCGACTGGCCGCCCTCGCCCTGGGCACCGGTACGGCCCTGATGGGCGAGAAGGCCGCCCACGCCTGCACCGAGGCGGTCGAGAGCGTGATCGAGGAACATTACGCCGACCAGATCGCCGAGCTGAAAGACCGCGACCCGGCCCTGGCCGCCGAACTGTCGGCCTTCCGCGATGAGGAACTGGCCCACCACGACCACGCCGTCGCCCACGGCAGCCGGGAGGCCCCGGGCTACGACCTGCTCAGTGCGGTGATCAAGGCAGGCTGCCGGGCCGCCATCCGGATCAGCGAGCGCGTCTGA
- the cobT gene encoding cobaltochelatase subunit CobT — protein sequence MAAAETPADVFKRALAHAARALAEQSELEVVFGSDGPKLSNGVLTLPHPPRDPGSPESATLRGQADRLALRLANHDETLHARLRPIDSRAAEVFEAVEQARVEAVGSQSLAGVRANMGAALLTRLEKMGALRATEAERVPVAEAVALLVRERLTGQRAPDGAAAMLDLVRTAMEDKAGAKLNALAEAADDQAMFADRLKDVLRALDLDPGDGRGDDASDEQGEDEADPQSPDAADDQDEEDDAGGGEGQTMDGSADDESQGDEREARPDGSAGDPDGEASDEGPDVNEGALPNRQQTADDGRTIDAYHVFTTAYDEVVDAADLCDPNELERLRALLDQQLTALSSVVSRLANKLQRRLMAQQNRSWHFDLEEGVLDTARLTRVITDPTSPLSFKAESESPFRDTVVTLLLDNSGSMRGRPIMVAAVCADILARTLERCGVKVEILGFTTRAWKGGQAREAWISAGKPANPGRLNDLRHIIYKAADSPWRRAKKSLGLMMREGLLKENIDGEALTWAHERLLGRTEARRILMVISDGSPVDDSTQSANAALYLDKHLRQVIAGIEERSPVELIAIGIGHDVTRWYRRAVTIVDVEQLAGVMTEKLAELFEGEPKAAPGRRRKAA from the coding sequence ATGGCCGCCGCCGAGACTCCTGCAGACGTTTTCAAACGCGCCCTCGCCCATGCGGCGCGGGCGCTGGCGGAGCAGTCCGAGCTTGAGGTCGTGTTCGGCTCCGACGGGCCGAAACTGTCCAACGGCGTCCTGACCCTGCCGCATCCGCCGCGCGATCCCGGCAGTCCGGAGAGTGCGACCCTGCGTGGTCAGGCCGACCGGCTGGCGCTGCGTCTGGCCAATCACGACGAGACCCTGCATGCCCGCCTTCGCCCCATCGACAGCCGCGCCGCCGAGGTGTTCGAGGCTGTGGAGCAGGCGCGGGTCGAGGCCGTCGGCTCGCAGTCGCTGGCCGGGGTACGGGCCAATATGGGCGCGGCCCTGCTGACGCGGCTGGAGAAGATGGGCGCCCTGCGCGCGACCGAGGCGGAGCGCGTGCCGGTCGCCGAGGCCGTGGCCCTGCTGGTGCGCGAGCGGCTGACCGGACAGCGCGCGCCGGACGGGGCCGCCGCCATGCTGGACCTCGTCCGCACGGCGATGGAGGACAAGGCCGGGGCCAAACTCAACGCCCTCGCCGAGGCCGCCGATGACCAGGCGATGTTCGCCGACCGGCTGAAGGACGTGTTGCGCGCGCTGGACCTCGATCCAGGCGACGGCCGCGGCGACGACGCCTCGGACGAACAGGGCGAGGACGAGGCCGATCCCCAGTCGCCCGATGCGGCTGATGATCAGGACGAGGAAGACGACGCCGGCGGCGGCGAAGGCCAGACCATGGACGGCTCGGCCGACGACGAGAGCCAGGGCGACGAGCGCGAAGCCCGGCCGGACGGCTCGGCAGGCGATCCCGACGGCGAGGCGTCGGACGAAGGCCCTGACGTCAACGAAGGCGCCTTGCCCAACCGCCAGCAGACCGCCGACGACGGCCGGACCATCGACGCCTACCACGTCTTCACCACCGCCTATGACGAGGTCGTGGACGCCGCCGACCTGTGCGATCCCAACGAGCTGGAGCGGCTGCGCGCCCTGCTGGACCAGCAGCTGACGGCGCTGTCGTCGGTGGTGTCGCGGCTGGCCAACAAGCTGCAGCGCCGGCTCATGGCGCAGCAGAACCGCAGCTGGCATTTCGATCTGGAGGAGGGGGTGCTGGACACCGCCCGCCTGACCCGGGTCATCACCGACCCGACCAGTCCGCTGAGCTTCAAGGCCGAGAGCGAGAGCCCGTTCCGCGACACGGTGGTGACCCTGCTGCTGGACAACTCCGGCTCGATGCGCGGGCGGCCGATCATGGTCGCTGCGGTCTGCGCCGACATCCTGGCACGGACGCTGGAGCGGTGCGGGGTCAAGGTCGAGATCCTCGGCTTCACCACCCGGGCCTGGAAGGGCGGGCAGGCGCGCGAGGCCTGGATCAGCGCCGGAAAGCCGGCCAATCCGGGTCGGCTGAACGACCTGCGGCACATCATCTACAAGGCGGCGGACTCGCCCTGGCGGCGGGCCAAGAAGAGCCTCGGCCTGATGATGCGCGAGGGCCTGCTCAAGGAGAACATCGACGGCGAGGCCCTGACCTGGGCGCATGAGCGCCTGCTGGGCCGGACCGAGGCGCGGCGCATCCTGATGGTCATTTCCGACGGCTCTCCGGTCGATGACTCGACCCAGTCGGCCAATGCCGCCCTCTACCTGGACAAGCACCTCAGGCAGGTGATCGCCGGGATCGAGGAGCGTTCACCGGTCGAGCTGATCGCCATCGGCATCGGCCACGACGTGACGCGCTGGTACCGCCGGGCGGTCACCATCGTCGATGTGGAGCAACTGGCCGGGGTGATGACCGAGAAGCTGGCCGAGCTGTTCGAAGGCGAACCCAAGGCGGCGCCCGGGCGGAGACGAAAGGCCGCCTAG
- the ppa gene encoding inorganic diphosphatase produces MNIDAIPVGPNPPWDVNVIIEIPQGGLPVKYEMDKASGALFVDRFLHTAMYYPGNYGFIPHTLSDDGDPCDVIVLNPTPVVPGCIIRSRPIGVLKMEDEAGGDEKILAVPVDKLNPYYTDIASYRQLPTIMVEQIEHFFTRYKDLEKNKSVTVKGWGDAGEAAELIATGMRAHQEKLKAAASKAANAA; encoded by the coding sequence ATGAATATCGATGCCATTCCCGTCGGCCCCAATCCGCCCTGGGACGTCAATGTCATCATCGAGATCCCGCAGGGCGGCCTGCCGGTGAAATACGAAATGGACAAGGCGTCGGGTGCCCTGTTCGTCGACCGCTTCCTGCACACGGCCATGTACTATCCGGGCAACTACGGCTTCATTCCGCACACCCTGTCGGACGACGGCGACCCCTGCGACGTGATCGTGCTGAACCCGACCCCGGTCGTGCCCGGCTGCATCATCCGCTCGCGCCCGATCGGTGTGCTGAAGATGGAAGACGAGGCGGGCGGCGACGAAAAGATCCTCGCCGTGCCGGTCGACAAGCTGAACCCCTACTATACTGACATCGCCAGCTACCGGCAGCTGCCGACCATCATGGTCGAGCAGATCGAGCATTTCTTCACCCGCTACAAGGATCTGGAGAAGAACAAGTCGGTCACGGTGAAGGGCTGGGGCGACGCCGGCGAAGCCGCCGAACTGATCGCCACCGGCATGCGCGCACATCAGGAAAAGCTGAAGGCCGCCGCCTCCAAAGCCGCCAACGCGGCCTGA
- a CDS encoding DUF599 family protein yields the protein MTLFDWLALALFILCWLGYGPLLALLARRSGTLNDDMLVIRRVWMTAMTHRETRLVDSNLMGHTINSGGFFASTNLLLIAAVASVLFGGEQAMQGFASVGAEDVPMKLLEAKLALVLVCLARGLLDFIWSIRQLNYALALIGAAPEVHTEADRVALGDAAANLLNPALSAFSQGVRGYYFALAAAAWLFGPLWLSIGVTAAFCLMVWRQAGSPAARAIRNARRLLERV from the coding sequence ATGACCCTGTTCGACTGGCTGGCCCTGGCCCTCTTCATCCTGTGCTGGCTCGGCTATGGCCCGCTTCTGGCCCTGCTGGCGCGGCGCAGCGGCACGCTCAACGACGACATGCTGGTCATTCGCCGCGTCTGGATGACGGCCATGACCCATCGGGAAACCCGGCTCGTCGACAGCAATCTGATGGGCCACACCATCAATTCCGGCGGTTTCTTCGCCTCGACCAATCTGCTGCTGATCGCGGCCGTGGCCAGCGTGCTGTTCGGCGGGGAACAGGCCATGCAGGGGTTCGCCTCGGTCGGTGCCGAGGACGTGCCGATGAAGTTGCTGGAGGCCAAGCTGGCGCTGGTGCTGGTCTGCCTGGCCCGCGGCCTGCTGGATTTCATCTGGTCGATCAGACAGTTGAACTATGCCCTCGCCCTGATCGGGGCCGCGCCCGAAGTGCATACAGAGGCGGATCGGGTGGCCTTGGGCGACGCGGCGGCCAATCTGTTGAATCCCGCCCTCAGTGCCTTCAGCCAGGGCGTGCGGGGCTATTATTTTGCCTTGGCGGCAGCGGCCTGGCTGTTCGGGCCGCTGTGGCTGTCGATCGGCGTGACGGCCGCATTCTGCCTGATGGTCTGGCGCCAGGCCGGGTCGCCGGCCGCCCGCGCCATCCGCAACGCCCGCCGGCTCCTGGAGCGCGTCTGA
- a CDS encoding N-formylglutamate amidohydrolase: MAAGMDQDGAGAGSSDDDVFVVLRPQTPGRFVFASPHSGTVYPPGMGADRALPEASLRSAEDALVDRLIAPGVDLGATVVLAQLGRAWVDLNRGPADLDPQLIEGAADGSVSARTAAGYGVIPRLTGDGRALYDRRLTLEEARDRIAATHAPYHAALAAQMQAARARHGEAVLVDWHSMPARATQGAGGARGPDVVLGDRHGSSCSAALTRRLRRAFEALGWRVALNQPYAGGWTTQSWGRPSEGFHAIQVELNRALYFDEAARMPGPGWSRTEKGVARAIAALLDGT; this comes from the coding sequence ATGGCTGCCGGCATGGATCAGGACGGTGCCGGGGCTGGGAGTAGCGATGACGACGTCTTCGTCGTTCTGCGGCCTCAAACGCCCGGTCGCTTCGTCTTCGCCTCGCCCCATTCAGGCACGGTCTATCCTCCTGGCATGGGCGCGGACCGGGCCCTGCCGGAAGCCAGTCTGCGCAGCGCCGAGGACGCCCTCGTCGACCGGCTGATCGCGCCGGGCGTCGATCTGGGCGCCACGGTGGTTCTGGCGCAGCTCGGCCGGGCCTGGGTCGATCTGAACCGCGGTCCGGCCGATCTCGACCCCCAGCTGATCGAGGGGGCCGCCGACGGGTCGGTTTCGGCGCGGACGGCGGCGGGATACGGCGTGATTCCGCGGCTGACCGGGGACGGGCGGGCCCTCTACGACCGTCGCCTGACGCTGGAAGAGGCGAGGGACCGGATTGCGGCGACCCACGCGCCCTATCACGCGGCTCTGGCGGCACAGATGCAGGCCGCGCGTGCGCGGCACGGCGAGGCCGTGCTGGTGGACTGGCATTCGATGCCGGCGCGGGCGACGCAGGGCGCGGGCGGCGCACGAGGGCCGGACGTGGTGCTCGGCGACCGGCATGGCTCCTCCTGTTCGGCGGCGCTGACCCGGCGGCTGCGGCGGGCGTTCGAGGCGCTGGGCTGGCGGGTCGCCTTGAACCAGCCCTATGCAGGCGGCTGGACCACCCAGAGCTGGGGCCGACCGTCGGAGGGGTTTCACGCCATCCAGGTCGAGCTGAACCGGGCGCTGTATTTCGACGAAGCCGCCCGGATGCCGGGGCCCGGCTGGTCGCGGACCGAAAAGGGCGTGGCCCGCGCCATCGCCGCCCTGCTGGACGGGACATAA
- a CDS encoding response regulator: MARILLAEDDHSLRGFLTRALERAGHSVVDCENGDDAIDALDQGPWDLLLTDIVMPGADGIEVARVAAARQPGIRIMFITGFAAVALSAAQASPQAKVLAKPVHLRDLVGEVERMVAA; this comes from the coding sequence ATGGCGCGCATTCTACTGGCGGAAGACGATCACTCGCTTCGCGGCTTCCTGACCCGGGCGCTCGAGCGTGCGGGCCATTCCGTGGTCGATTGCGAGAATGGCGACGACGCCATCGACGCCCTCGATCAGGGCCCGTGGGACCTGCTTCTCACCGACATCGTCATGCCCGGTGCCGACGGCATCGAGGTGGCGCGCGTCGCCGCCGCCCGCCAGCCCGGCATCCGCATCATGTTCATCACCGGCTTCGCCGCCGTGGCCCTGTCGGCCGCCCAGGCCAGCCCCCAGGCCAAGGTTCTGGCCAAGCCTGTCCACCTGCGCGACCTCGTCGGCGAGGTTGAGCGGATGGTCGCCGCCTGA
- a CDS encoding glutathione S-transferase N-terminal domain-containing protein, protein MADLSAFPITHRWPAQHPDRLQLYSLNTPNGVKVSIMLEETGLPYEGHFIDIGKNETWTPEFLSLNPNGKIPAILDPDGPGGKSLALFESGAILVYLAEKTGQLIPTDPAARYETLQWVMFQMAAVGPMFGQLGFFHKFAGRAFEDKRPLERYVAESKRLLGVLENRLEGRDWIMGDYSIADVATLGWVRNLIGFYEARDLVGFDSLKNVPAWLERGLARPAVQRGLELPARG, encoded by the coding sequence ATGGCCGACCTTTCTGCCTTTCCCATCACGCACCGCTGGCCCGCGCAGCATCCCGACCGGTTGCAGCTCTATTCGCTGAACACGCCCAACGGGGTGAAGGTCTCGATCATGCTGGAGGAGACCGGCCTGCCCTATGAGGGGCATTTCATCGACATCGGGAAGAATGAAACCTGGACGCCGGAATTCCTGTCGCTGAACCCGAACGGCAAGATCCCCGCCATCCTCGATCCCGACGGGCCGGGCGGCAAGTCGCTGGCCTTGTTCGAATCCGGCGCCATCCTGGTCTATCTGGCCGAGAAGACGGGCCAGCTGATCCCGACGGATCCCGCCGCCCGCTACGAGACCCTGCAGTGGGTGATGTTCCAGATGGCCGCAGTCGGCCCGATGTTCGGCCAGCTCGGCTTCTTCCATAAGTTCGCGGGCAGGGCGTTCGAGGACAAGCGCCCGCTGGAACGCTATGTCGCGGAATCGAAACGGCTCCTGGGTGTGCTGGAAAACCGGCTGGAAGGCCGCGACTGGATCATGGGCGACTATTCGATCGCCGATGTCGCGACCCTGGGCTGGGTGCGCAACCTGATCGGCTTCTACGAGGCCCGCGATCTGGTCGGGTTCGACAGCCTGAAAAACGTCCCGGCCTGGCTGGAGCGTGGGCTGGCGCGGCCGGCGGTCCAGCGTGGACTGGAGCTGCCTGCGCGCGGGTAG
- a CDS encoding methylmalonyl-CoA mutase family protein, whose amino-acid sequence MTFPIPSPADWRVLAQKALKDRPLESLVHLDADGLAIRPLYAAATGGQPVSAPRPSDAEGRAWDVRTLVEGDDPAAVNAAVLADLEGGAASVLVRGAVLADSEPLARALDGVALELAPVGLDAGLDGPDAANALAVAAKGSPRARLMFHMDPLSAFAEAGTAPRAIDEHLMLAANTAARHAGAYPEASFFMASGRVVHEAGGSIAQELGFAAANAVALVKAAVAAGMTAEAALKGTVLGVSLDQEYFDGLAKVRALRLMWRTLGRAFGFETPALIEARSSRRMLAARDPWPNLLRLTAAGYAGAVGGADAVVLDGLSRANGRSDAFARRQARNTQAVLMEEAHLGRVDDPAAGSWFLDARTRDLAEAGWAEFQRIEGEGGLVVALRTGDIQDRVAAARAEREAALASGASHLVGVTKFVDPDPRAAPFEAEPAHPAQTGGDACDPLTPIRFAAPFETQAWEAAR is encoded by the coding sequence ATGACATTCCCGATCCCGTCCCCCGCAGACTGGCGCGTCCTGGCCCAAAAGGCGCTCAAGGATCGGCCGCTCGAAAGCCTGGTTCACCTCGACGCCGACGGCCTCGCGATCCGGCCGCTGTATGCGGCGGCGACCGGCGGCCAGCCGGTCTCCGCGCCGCGTCCGTCCGACGCCGAGGGTCGGGCCTGGGATGTGCGCACCCTGGTCGAGGGCGACGACCCGGCCGCCGTCAACGCCGCCGTCCTGGCTGACCTCGAGGGCGGGGCGGCCTCGGTACTGGTCAGGGGCGCGGTGCTCGCGGATTCCGAACCGCTGGCCCGCGCCCTGGACGGCGTGGCGCTGGAACTGGCACCGGTCGGGCTCGACGCCGGGCTGGACGGGCCGGATGCGGCCAATGCGCTGGCGGTGGCGGCCAAGGGCTCGCCGCGCGCCCGGCTGATGTTCCACATGGATCCGCTCTCGGCGTTCGCCGAAGCCGGCACCGCGCCGCGCGCGATCGACGAGCATCTGATGCTGGCGGCGAATACGGCGGCGCGCCATGCGGGGGCCTATCCCGAGGCGTCCTTCTTCATGGCGAGCGGCCGGGTCGTGCACGAGGCGGGCGGTTCGATCGCCCAGGAGCTGGGCTTCGCGGCGGCCAATGCGGTGGCGCTGGTCAAGGCGGCGGTCGCGGCGGGGATGACGGCCGAGGCGGCGCTGAAGGGGACCGTGCTGGGGGTCTCGCTGGACCAGGAATATTTCGACGGCCTCGCCAAGGTCCGGGCTCTGCGCCTGATGTGGCGCACCCTGGGCCGGGCCTTCGGTTTCGAGACGCCCGCCCTGATCGAGGCCCGCTCCTCGCGGCGGATGCTGGCGGCGCGCGATCCCTGGCCCAATCTGCTGCGGCTGACAGCGGCGGGCTATGCCGGCGCGGTCGGCGGGGCCGATGCCGTGGTGCTGGACGGCCTGTCACGCGCCAACGGCCGCTCCGACGCCTTCGCGCGGCGACAGGCGCGCAATACGCAGGCGGTGCTGATGGAAGAAGCCCACCTCGGTCGCGTCGACGATCCGGCGGCCGGCTCCTGGTTCCTCGACGCCCGCACCCGCGATCTGGCCGAGGCCGGCTGGGCCGAGTTCCAGCGCATCGAGGGCGAAGGCGGCCTCGTCGTCGCCCTGCGCACCGGCGACATCCAGGATCGCGTCGCCGCCGCCCGTGCCGAGCGCGAGGCGGCTCTGGCCAGCGGTGCTTCACACCTGGTCGGGGTGACGAAATTCGTCGACCCGGATCCCCGCGCCGCGCCGTTTGAGGCCGAGCCCGCCCATCCGGCGCAAACCGGTGGCGATGCCTGCGATCCGCTGACCCCGATCCGGTTCGCCGCCCCCTTCGAGACGCAAGCCTGGGAGGCGGCCCGATGA
- the scpA gene encoding methylmalonyl-CoA mutase — MSAPDFTKVALDFGPTGAGPARDVWNTPEGLTVQTAYGTDAVQGLDFIHGLPGIAPYVRGPYPTMYAGNPWTIRQYAGFSTAEASNAFYRRNLAAGQKGLSIAFDLATHRGYDSDHPRVKGDVGMAGVAIDSIYDMRTLFDGIPLDQMSVSMTMNGAVLPILALYVVAAEEQGVPHAALTGTIQNDILKEFMVRNTYIYPPEPSMRIVSDIFAWTAEHTPKFNSISISGYHMQEAGASADLELAYTLADGVEYLKAGVAAGMDVDRFAPRLSFFWAIGMNYFMEVAKLRAGRLLWAEAVSKFGAKDPRSLSLRAHCQTSGWSLAAQDVFNNVPRTMVEAMAAAGGQTQSLHTNALDEALALPTDFSARIARNTQLLLQMETGLTKVIDPWGGSYYVERLTHELANKARVLMAEVEALGGMAKAIEAGVPKMRIEEASARTQARIDTGQQTVVGVNRYLSDAVDDIPMLKVDNAAVLTAQIDKLKRLRAERDEAKTQAALDALTEGARGNANLLELSVQAARAFATVGEISDALEAAFGRHVATVKTARGVYAREAGNDPKIARARDVVAAFVDNDGGPPRILIAKLGQDGHDRGQKVIATAYGDLGLEATAGSLFQTPAEAARDAVAGNVHAVGASSLAAGHLTLVPELKAELEKLGRPDIMIVVGGVIPPSDVQTLIDMGAAAVYPPGSVIADTAIDLIDKLNQRLGYAQKT; from the coding sequence ATGAGCGCGCCCGACTTCACCAAGGTCGCCCTCGACTTCGGCCCCACCGGCGCGGGCCCGGCCCGCGACGTCTGGAACACGCCCGAAGGCCTGACCGTCCAGACCGCCTATGGCACGGACGCGGTTCAGGGACTCGACTTCATCCACGGCCTGCCCGGCATCGCCCCCTATGTCCGGGGCCCCTATCCGACCATGTACGCCGGCAACCCCTGGACCATCCGCCAGTACGCCGGCTTCTCGACCGCCGAGGCCTCCAACGCCTTCTATCGCCGAAACCTCGCCGCCGGTCAGAAGGGGCTGTCGATCGCCTTCGATCTGGCCACTCACCGCGGCTACGATTCCGACCACCCGCGGGTGAAGGGCGACGTCGGCATGGCCGGCGTGGCCATCGACAGCATCTACGACATGCGGACCCTGTTCGACGGCATCCCGCTCGACCAGATGTCGGTGTCGATGACCATGAACGGTGCCGTCCTGCCGATCCTGGCCCTCTATGTCGTGGCGGCCGAGGAGCAGGGCGTGCCGCATGCAGCCCTGACCGGGACCATCCAGAACGACATCCTCAAGGAGTTCATGGTCCGCAACACCTACATCTATCCGCCCGAGCCCTCGATGCGGATCGTGTCGGACATCTTCGCCTGGACCGCGGAGCACACGCCGAAATTCAACTCCATCTCAATCAGCGGCTACCACATGCAGGAGGCCGGAGCCTCGGCCGATCTGGAGCTGGCCTACACCCTCGCGGACGGGGTCGAATATCTGAAGGCGGGCGTCGCGGCAGGCATGGACGTCGACCGGTTCGCGCCGCGCCTCAGCTTCTTCTGGGCCATCGGAATGAACTATTTCATGGAGGTGGCCAAGCTGCGCGCCGGCCGTCTGTTGTGGGCCGAAGCCGTCTCGAAATTCGGCGCCAAGGACCCCCGCTCCCTCTCCCTGCGCGCCCACTGCCAGACCTCCGGCTGGTCGCTGGCGGCGCAGGATGTGTTCAACAATGTGCCCCGCACCATGGTCGAGGCCATGGCCGCGGCCGGCGGCCAGACCCAGAGCCTACACACCAATGCGCTGGACGAAGCCCTGGCCCTGCCGACCGATTTCTCGGCCCGGATCGCGCGCAATACCCAGCTGCTGCTGCAGATGGAGACCGGCCTGACGAAGGTCATCGATCCCTGGGGCGGCAGCTACTATGTCGAACGCCTGACCCACGAACTGGCGAACAAGGCCCGCGTCCTGATGGCCGAGGTCGAGGCCCTGGGCGGTATGGCGAAGGCCATCGAGGCCGGCGTGCCCAAGATGCGGATCGAGGAAGCCTCGGCCCGCACCCAGGCCCGGATCGACACCGGCCAGCAGACCGTCGTCGGGGTGAACCGCTACCTGTCCGACGCGGTCGACGACATTCCGATGCTGAAGGTCGACAACGCTGCCGTGCTGACGGCCCAGATCGACAAGCTGAAACGGCTGCGCGCCGAACGCGACGAGGCGAAGACCCAGGCCGCCCTCGACGCCCTGACCGAGGGCGCGCGCGGGAACGCCAATCTGCTGGAACTATCGGTCCAGGCGGCGCGCGCCTTTGCCACCGTCGGCGAGATCTCTGATGCGCTGGAAGCCGCCTTCGGCCGGCATGTGGCGACGGTGAAGACCGCCCGCGGCGTCTATGCCCGCGAGGCCGGAAACGACCCGAAGATCGCCCGCGCCCGCGACGTGGTCGCCGCCTTCGTCGACAATGACGGCGGCCCGCCACGGATCCTGATCGCCAAGCTCGGCCAGGACGGCCACGACCGCGGCCAGAAGGTCATCGCCACCGCCTATGGCGACCTCGGCCTCGAGGCCACCGCCGGTTCGCTGTTCCAGACCCCGGCCGAGGCCGCCCGCGACGCCGTGGCCGGCAATGTCCACGCCGTCGGTGCTTCATCCCTGGCGGCGGGCCACCTGACGCTGGTGCCCGAACTGAAGGCCGAGCTGGAGAAGCTCGGCCGTCCGGACATCATGATCGTGGTCGGCGGCGTGATCCCGCCCTCGGACGTCCAGACCCTCATCGACATGGGCGCCGCCGCCGTCTATCCGCCCGGCTCGGTCATCGCCGACACGGCGATCGATCTGATCGACAAGCTGAACCAGCGCCTCGGCTACGCCCAGAAAACCTGA
- a CDS encoding DUF6491 family protein, with translation MRTLAFAALGALTFLASCAPVEGAGMAGDPPARARQCFSVRQVNNFEQGRPDQVFLRVGRSDVYELNAAGGCPDMDFAIQMALIPDGGMVGSRLCTDDWARIVVPGSTSQTSVCRVRVSRKLTAEEIEALPANHRP, from the coding sequence ATGCGCACCCTCGCCTTTGCCGCTCTCGGCGCCCTGACCTTTCTGGCCTCCTGCGCGCCCGTCGAGGGCGCCGGCATGGCGGGCGACCCGCCGGCCCGTGCCCGTCAGTGTTTCAGCGTCCGCCAGGTCAATAATTTCGAACAGGGCCGCCCCGATCAGGTCTTCCTGCGGGTCGGCCGCAGCGACGTGTATGAGCTCAACGCCGCCGGCGGATGCCCGGACATGGACTTCGCCATCCAGATGGCCCTGATCCCCGACGGCGGCATGGTCGGCTCGCGCCTGTGCACCGACGACTGGGCCCGGATCGTGGTGCCGGGGTCCACGTCCCAGACCTCGGTCTGCCGCGTCAGGGTCAGCCGCAAGCTGACCGCCGAAGAGATCGAGGCCCTGCCGGCGAACCACAGGCCCTGA